One genomic window of Danio rerio strain Tuebingen ecotype United States chromosome 24, GRCz12tu, whole genome shotgun sequence includes the following:
- the smyhc1 gene encoding slow myosin heavy chain 1 isoform X1, with translation MGDAVMAEFGSAAPFLRKSDKERLEAQTRIFDMKKECFVPDPEVEYVKASITSRDGDKVTVDTEYGKTLTFKECDVHPQNPPKFDKIEDMAMFTFLHEPAVLFNLKERYAAWMIYTYSGLFCVTVNPYKWLPVYDSSVVKAYRGKKRTEAPPHIFSISDNAYQYMLSDRENQSVLITGESGAGKTVNTKRVIQYFASIAAVSGKKDAASEKKGTLEDQIIQANPALEAFGNAKTIRNDNSSRFGKFIRIHFGVSGKLASADIETYLLEKSRVTYQLKAERDYHIFYQILSQKKPELLEMLLITNNPYDYSYISQGETQVASIDDAEELIATDDAFDVLGFTQDEKSGIYKLTGAIMHFGNMKFKQKQREEQAEADGTEDADKVAYLMGLNSADLIKGLCHPRVKVGNEWVTKGQNVQQVYYSIGALAKSVYEKMFLWMVVRINQSLDTKQPRQYFIGVLDIAGFEIFDFNTFEQLCINFTNEKLQQFFNHHMFVLEQEEYKKEGIDWEFIDFGMDLQACIELIEKPMGIMSILEEECMFPKASDQTFKAKLYDNHLGKNPTFQKPRIVKGRPEAHFALVHYAGTVDYNISNWLVKNKDPLNETVVGLFQKSTVKLLSFLFAGYSGADSAQDSKGGKGGGKKKGSSFQTVSALHRENLNKLMTNLRSTHPHFVRCLIPNETKTPGAMENPLVMHQLRCNGVLEGIRICRKGFPNRILYGDFKQRYRILNPSANPEGQFIDNKKAAEKLLGSLDIDHNQYKLGHTKVFFKAGLLGTLEEMRDDRLALIITGIQARARGILSRLEFQKIVERRDSLLVIQWNVRAFMGVKNWPWMKLYFKIKPLLKTAETEKEMANMKEEFTKLKEAYAKSEARKKELEEKMVSLLQEKNDLQLAVQSEQDNLVDAEERCEGLIKSKIQLEAKAKELTERLEDEEEMNAELVAKKRKLEDECSELKKDIDDLELTLAKVEKEKHATENKVKNLTEEMAALDEIIAKLTKEKKALQEAHQQTLDDLQSEEDKVNTLTKAKAKLEQQVDDLEGSLEQEKKLRMDLERAKRKLEGDLKLTQESIMDLENDKQQMEEKLKKKDFEISQLNSKIEDEQALGAQLQKKLKELQARIEELEEELEAERAARAKVEKQRADLSRELEEISERLEEAGGATAAQIEMNKKREAEFQKLRRDLEEATLQHEATAATLRKKHADSVADLGEQIDNLQRVKQKLEKEKSELKLELDDVVSNMEQIVKSKSNLEKMCRTLEDQMSEYRTKAEEGQRTINDFTMQKAKLQTENGELSRQLEEKDSLVSQLTRGKQSYTQQIEDLKRQLEEEVKAKNALAHAVQSARHDSDLLREQFEEEQEAKAELQRSLSKTNSEVAQWRTKYETDAIQRTEELEDAKKKLAQRLQEAEEAVEAVNAKCSSLEKTKHRLQNEIEDLMVDVERSNAAAAALDKKQRNFDKVLAEWKQKYEESQTELESAQKESRSLSTELFKLKNSYEEVLDQLETMKRENKNLQEEISDLTEQLGETGKSIHELEKIRKQLEQEKAEIQTALEEAEGSLEHEEGKILRAQLEFNQVKADIERKLSEKDEEMEQAKRNQQRVVDTLQSSLESETRSRNEALRLKKKMEGDLNEMEIQLSQANRQASEAQKQLKSLHGHVKDSQMQLDDALRGNDDLKENIAIVERRNNLLQAELDELRSLVEQTERGRKLAEQELMDVSERVQLLHAQNTSLLNQKKKLEGDNTQLQTEVEEAVQECRNAEEKAKKAITDAAMMAEELKKEQDTSAHLERMKKNMEQTIKDLQHRLDEAEQIAMKGGKKQVQKLEARVRELENEVELEQRKASESVKGVRKYERRIKELTYQTEEDRKNLARLQDLVDKLQLKVKSYKRAAEEAEEQANSNLGKFRKLQHELDEAEERADIAESQVNKMRAKSRDSGPKKGHDEE, from the exons ATGGGTGACGCCGTTATGGCAGAGTTTGGGTCTGCTGCTCCCTTCCTGCGCAAGTCTGACAAGGAGCGTCTGGAGGCCCAAACTCGTATTTTTGACATGAAGAAGGAGTGCTTTGTGCCTGACCCTGAGGTTGAGTACGTCAAAGCCTCCATCACCAGTAGAGACGGTGATAAAGTCACTGTTGATACTGAATATGGAAAG ACTCTTACTTTCAAGGAGTGCGATGTTCACCCTCAGAACCCGCCAAAGTTTGATAAGATTGAGGACATGGCGATGTTCACCTTCCTGCACGAGCCTGCTGTGCTGTTTAACCTCAAAGAGCGTTACGCAGCCTGGATGATCTAC ACCTATTCAGGACTGTTCTGTGTCACTGTCAACCCATACAAGTGGCTGCCAGTGTATGATTCCTCTGTGGTCAAAGCCTACAGAGGCAAGAAGAGGACTGAAGCTCCTCCTCACATCTTCTCCATCTCTGACAACGCCTACCAGTACATGCTGTCAG ACAGAGAGAACCAGTCCGTCCTCATCAC TGGAGAATCTGGTGCTGGAAAGACTGTGAACACCAAGAGAGTCATTCAGTACTTTGCCAGCATTGCTGCAGTATCTGGGAAAAAAGATGCAGCTTCTGAGAAGAAG GGTACTCTGGAGGATCAAATCATCCAAGCTAACCCTGCTCTCGAGGCCTTTGGTAATGCCAAGACCATCAGAAATGACAACTCCTCCCGATTC GGTAAATTTATCCGAATTCACTTTGGTGTGAGTGGAAAACTGGCCTCAGCAGATATTGAAACTT ACCTGCTTGAGAAGTCTCGTGTCACTTATCAGCTCAAAGCTGAGAGAGACTACCACATCTTCTACCAGATCCTGTCTCAGAAGAAACCGGAGCTGCTGG AGATGTTGCTCATCACCAACAACCCCTATGATTACTCCTACATCTCCCAAGGAGAGACGCAAGTGGCATCGATTGATGATGCCGAAGAGTTGATTGCCACTGAC GATGCCTTTGATGTGCTGGGCTTCACACAAGATGAAAAATCAGGCATCTACAAGCTGACTGGTGCCATCATGCACTTTGGTAACATGAAGTTCAAGCAGAAGCAGAGAGAGGAACAGGCAGAGGCTGATGGCACTGAAG ATGCTGATAAAGTCGCTTATCTGATGGGCCTGAACTCTGCTGACCTCATCAAGGGTTTGTGCCACCCAAGAGTCAAAGTAGGAAATGAGTGGGTCACCAAGGGACAGAATGTCCAGCAG GTGTATTACTCGATTGGTGCTCTGGCTAAGTCAGTGTATGAGAAGATGTTCCTCTGGATGGTTGTGAGAATCAACCAATCCCtggacaccaaacagcctcgccAGTACTTCATTGGTGTGCTGGACATTGCTGGCTTTGAGATCTTTGAT TTCAACACCTTTGAGCAGCTGTGCATCAACTTCACTAATGAGAAGTTGCAGCAGTTCTTCAACCACCACATGTTTGTGCTGGAGCAAGAGGAATACAAGAAAGAGGGCATTGACTGGGAGTTTATTGACTTCGGCATGGACTTGCAGGCTTGTATTGAGCTTATTGAGAAG CCCATGGGTATCATGTCTATCCTAGAAGAGGAGTGCATGTTCCCCAAAGCTAGCGATCAAACATTCAAAGCTAAGCTTTATGACAACCACCTTGGTAAGAACCCTACTTTCCAGAAGCCCAGGATTGTCAAGGGTAGACCAGAGGCCCATTTCGCTTTGGTTCACTACGCTGGCACTGTTGACTACAACATTTCAAACTGGCTGGTGAAGAACAAGGATCCTCTGAATGAGACTGTTGTCGGACTCTTCCAAAAGTCTACAGTGAAGCTGTTGTCATTCTTGTTTGCTGGATATTCTGGTGCTGACTCTG CCCAAGATTCCAAGGGAGGTAAAGGAGGTGGAAAAAAGAAGGGTTCTTCTTTCCAGACTGTGTCAGCCCTTCATAGG GAGAACTTGAATAAGCTGATGACCAACTTGAGGTCAACTCACCCTCACTTTGTGCGCTGCCTGATCCCCAATGAGACTAAGACTCCTGGGGCGATGGAGAATCCTCTGGTCATGCACCAGCTGCGCTGTAACGGTGTGCTGGAGGGCATCAGAATCTGCAGAAAGGGCTTCCCCAACAGGATCCTGTACGGAGATTTTAAACAGAG ATACCGTATTCTGAACCCATCTGCTAACCCTGAGGGACAATTTATTGACAATAAGAAAGCTGCTGAGAAACTCCTGGGCTCACTGGACATTGATCACAACCAGTACAAGTTAGGACATACTAAGGTGTTCTTCAAGGCTGGTCTTCTGGGTACTCTTGAGGAGATGCGAGATGACCGTCTTGCTCTCATCATTACTGGTATTCAAGCAAGAGCTCGTGGTATTCTCTCAAGACTTGAGTTCCAGAAAATTGTTGAACGCAG AGATTCATTGCTGGTGATCCAGTGGAATGTGCGTGCCTTCATGGGGGTCAAGAATTGGCCTTGGATGAAGCTGTACTTCAAGATCAAACCACTGCTGAAGACTGCAGAGACTGAGAAAGAGATGGCCAACATGAAGGAGGAATTCACCAAGCTGAAGGAGGCTTATGCCAAATCTGAAGCCCGCAAAAAGGAACTTGAAGAAAAGATGGTTTCCCTTCTCCAAGAGAAGAATGACCTGCAGCTTGCAGTGCAGTCT GAGCAAGATAATCTTGTCGATGCTGAGGAGAGATGTGAGGGTCTAATCAAAAGTAAGATCCAGCTTGAGGCCAAAGCCAAAGAGCTGACTGAGAGGCTGGAGGATGAAGAGGAAATGAATGCTGAATTAGTGGCAAAGAAGAGAAAGCTGGAGGATGAATGCTCTGAACTCAAGAAAGACATTGATGATCTGGAGCTCACTCTGGCCAAAGTGGAGAAGGAGAAACATGCCACTGAGAACAAG GTTAAAAACCTGACAGAAGAGATGGCAGCTTTGGATGAGATTATCGCTAAGCTGACCAAGGAGAAGAAAGCTCTACAGGAGGCCCATCAGCAAACACTGGACGACCTCCAGAGTGAGGAAGACAAAGTCAACACACTCACCAAAGCCAAAGCCAAGCTGGAGCAGCAAGTGGATGAT ctTGAAGGATCGTTGGAGCAAGAAAAGAAGCTCCGCATGGATCTTGAAAGGGCAAAGAGAAAGCTGGAGGGTGATTTAAAATTGACCCAGGAGAGCATTATGGATTTGGAAAATGACAAACAGCAAATGGAGGAGAAGTTAAAGAA gaAGGACTTTGAAATTAGCCAGCTCAACAGCAAAATTGAGGATGAGCAAGCTCTTGGTGCCCAGCTCCAGAAGAAACTGAAGGAGCTTCAG GCCCGAATTGAAGAGCTTGAGGAAGAGCTGGAGGCTGAGAGAGCTGCCCGTGCCAAAGTTGAGAAACAGAGAGCCGATCTGTCCAGAGAACTGGAGGAGATCAGCGAGAGGTTGGAGGAGGCTGGTGGAGCCACCGCTGCCCAGATCGAGATGAACAAGAAACGTGAAGCTGAGTTCCAGAAACTGCGCAGAGACCTTGAAGAGGCCACTCTGCAGCATGAGGCCACTGCTGCAACACTGAGGAAAAAACATGCCGACAGTGTGGCTGATCTGGGAGAGCAGATCGACAACCTTCAGAGAGTCAAGCAGAAGCTGGAGAAAGAGAAGAGCGAGCTGAAGTTAGAGCTTGATGATGTGGTCTCCAACATGGAGCAGATTGTCAAGTCAAAG AGCAATCTGGAGAAAATGTGCAGAACTCTGGAGGACCAGATGAGTGAGTACAGAACCAAAGCAGAGGAAGGACAGCGCACAATCAACGATTTCACCATGCAAAAAGCCAAGCTGCAAACTGAGAATG GTGAACTGTCCAGACAGCTGGAGGAGAAAGACTCCCTGGTGTCTCAGTTGACCAGAGGAAAGCAGTCCTACACTCAGCAGATTGAAGACCTCAAGAGACAGCTAGAGGAGGAAGTCAAG GCAAAGAATGCCCTGGCACATGCAGTTCAGTCTGCTCGTCATGATTCTGACCTGCTGAGGGAGCAGTTTGAGGAGGAGCAGGAAGCCAAAGCTGAGCTGCAGCGTAGTCTGTCCAAGACAAACTCTGAAGTGGCTCAGTGGAGAACCAAGTATGAAACTGATGCCATCCAGAGGACTGAGGAGCTGGAGGATGCCAA GAAAAAATTGGCACAGCGTCTCCAGGAAGCAGAAGAGGCTGTGGAAGCTGTTAATGCTAAATGCTCCTCTCTGGAGAAGACCAAGCACAGGCTCCAGAATGAGATTGAAGATCTTATGGTGGACGTGGAGAGATccaatgctgctgctgctgctctggACAAGAAGCAAAGAAACTTTGACAAg GTTTTGGCTGAGTGGAAGCAGAAGTATGAGGAGTCTCAGACTGAACTGGAAAGTGCCCAAAAAGAGTCCAGATCTCTGAGCACTGAACTGTTCAAGCTGAAGAACTCGTATGAAGAGGTCCTGGATCAACTTGAGACTATGAAGAGAGAGAACAAGAACCTTCAAG aggaaatcTCTGACCTTACTGAGCAACTCGGAGAAACCGGAAAGAGCATCCATGAGTTGGAGAAAATCAGAAAGCAGTTGGAGCAAGAAAAAGCAGAGATCCAGACAGCCTTGGAGGAGGCTGAG GGTTCTCTTGAACACGAGGAAGGCAAGATCTTGAGAGCTCAGTTGGAGTTCAATCAGGTCAAAGCTGACATTGAGCGTAAGCTGTCTGAGAAAGATGAAGAAATGGAGCAGGCCAAGAGGAACCAGCAGAGAGTGGTGGATACCCTGCAGAGCTCACTGGAATCAGAGACTCGCAGCAGGAATGAAGCTCTCAGACTGAAGAAGAAGATGGAGGGAGACCTCAATGAGATGGAGATTCAGCTCAGCCAGGCTAACAGGCAGGCATCAGAAGCCCAGAAGCAACTCAAGAGTCTTCATGGACATGTCAAG GATTCCCAAATGCAACTGGATGATGCTCTGCGTGGCAATGATGATCTCAAAGAGAACATCGCCATTGTGGAGAGACGCAACAATCTGCTGCAGGCTGAACTGGATGAGCTGAGATCCCTGGTGGAACAGACTGAGAGAGGAAGGAAACTGGCTGAGCAGGAACTGATGGACGTCAGTGAGAGAGTTCAGCTCCTGCATGCCCag AACACCAGCCTGCTGAATCAGAAGAAGAAGCTGGAGGGAGATAATACTCAGCTTCAGACTGAGGTTGAGGAGGCAGTGCAGGAGTGCAGGAATGCTGAGGAAAAGGCCAAGAAGGCCATCACTGATGCTGCCATGATGGCAGAGGAGCTGAAGAAGGAGCAGGACACCAGTGCTCATCTGGAGCGCATGAAGAAGAACATGGAGCAGACCATCAAGGACCTGCAGCACCGTCTGGATGAAGCTGAGCAGATTGCCATGAAGGGTGGCAAGAAGCAGGTCCAGAAACTGGAAGCCAGG GTGAGAGAGCTGGAGAATGAGGTAGAGTTGGAACAGAGAAAGGCAAGCGAGTCTGTAAAAGGAGTCCGTAAATATGAGAGGCGCATCAAGGAGCTCACCTACCAG ACTGAGGAAGACCGTAAGAATCTGGCTCGTCTTCAAGATCTGGTGGACAAACTGCAGCTGAAGGTCAAGTCCTACAAGAGAGCTGCTGAAGAGGCT GAGGAACAGGCCAATTCTAACCTGGGCAAGTTCCGTAAGCTGCAGCATGAGCTGGACGAGGCAGAGGAGAGGGCTGATATTGCTGAATCTCAGGTCAACAAGATGAGAGCCAAGAGCCGTGATTCAGGACCCAAG AAAGGACATGATGAAGAGTAA